TTGCCTCTAAAAGCAGTCTCAGAGTTTGGGTTTCTCTTGCCCTCCTGTGATCACTGTGGCTGTGCCAGCCCCACAGGTGGGCTCCACAGGAAGTGGCTACTTGACTAGGACATGAGTGGAGAGGGTCAGGTGTGAAGGCCCAGGCAGGGTGCCTCTCTGTCTCCACCCTGTGCTTCTCCACAAAACCCGGAGAGCCTGTAGCCTGCCCCCCAACTCAAAGATTCCTCATGTGACCTCACTATAATGATGACCTCACAGGTCTTCTCAGTTTCCATGGCAGGTAACTACGCAAGCGTAGTGCCCTCGGGGAAACTTCCCTACCAGTTCTCTACGAGACAGCAGTCGATTTGGTTGCTTGAGAGAGAATGTCTGACCGGATCTTCTATATTCACTCTAATTTGTCCTCTGTCCCGTGGGAAGGCAGCACAGCAGGTAGGCCTAGGCCAGGCATCTGTACAAGAGTTATTTTGTACACACAGCCTCACCAGGCTGCCACCTATTCTTTTTGGGCTTGCCCACTACAACTCAGAACTTCCCCATAAATTGTACCAGTGGTCTGGGGTTCCTTCAGTGCCCCACATTGCCCCACACCTGCTCACTGTTGATAGTAAGTGAAGTGTCATCCCTGCATAAGTTAGGTTCTAATCTTTATAAAGCTAGCTTTCCCCTTTGTGCTACAAGATGCACCCATCCAGACCCTTTCCTGACTGGCCTCTAAGCAGAAGCCGAATGTGTTTTTATTGGCAAAGGGTACACAGCAGTTTGAGACAGAGCTATTGAGGGCCTTTCATGAAGCTCACCTTCCGACCCTCCACTTTCACTCTTCTATCATGAGACCCATGGGTCACCTTAGACACATCTCCTACCGAGATGCCGAGTGCTGGGAAAGGGTGGTGTCATAGCTGGGAAGAGCAGAAGAACCAAGGGGAGATGATGTGACACTGAAACTGGGGATCTGAGGAAACAGTGTTCCAGGAGGTGGGGTCAATGTGAAGAGCTTGGAGTTGGTACCCAGAATCTGGTTCTGAACCTCCTGGTCACTCTGCCTCAGTACTTTTGCCTTTTTCTAATCTAGATAAAGGTATCAGAAGGTTAGAGTTCAGTATGGTTGAACCAGGTAATATGAATGGGGCCCAAGAGGAACTGCCAAGGTGGGAAgagttcttaaaaaaaacaaacccaatgccatcaaattgattccaactcatagcgaccctacaggacagagtagaactgcctccatagcatttccaaggtttTCTTTCtaccatgaagcagctggtggattcaaaccaccaaccttttggttagcagccaagtgtttaactattgtgccaccagggctccttgggagtGGTTCTTAAGCAATTTATATTAGATTTCCTTCCAAAACTTGGAAACCATTTCCATTAATACCTCAGAAGTGACAGGCCTTAAGAAAAGTTTCATGGATTGTGGAAGGGAGAGATTGAGGGAGCCTGACTGCAGTCATTTTTGGGTTCTACCATTTTCTCTGGGAATGGGGAATAGACTTCCAAGTCTTATTCTGCTGCCATAGGCTCCATGGGACTGCTTTTACAACCAATATCCCTTCTGCAGGGGATGCTTAGAGGCTATGGGCCAAGGCTGTGTTTTGAATGCCAAGCAGTTAAGAGGGCTTCAGCCAGAAATGGAGAGATGTGAGACAGGGGAGGTCCTGGCAGGTGACTGTGTAAAGCAAACATGACTGATCAGTTCTGGTTTTCTTCCCAGCAGCTGTGGCTCCCACTTATCTTCCTACACCTCGTCACTACCATGTCCTCTACCGAGGGTATGGAGAAACCCAGGTAGGCTGGCATGGGGAGACATATTGCCTGGTTGGCGGCTACCGGGCCTATGGGGATGCTCCTGTGGCCATCCCAGCAAACGTGGAAGCAGAGAAGCCAACCCCCAGCCGGGATCCCAAGAGATGCTATCCTCTGGCAGAGTCTCATGAAGACCCAGGCTGCTCCAGGCCCAAAATTCGGCGCTTGCAGCATGGTGGCAGGAGGCTGACCCCCCAGAAGCTCTCTGGCTGAGCCACTCTATGGAGAGCACACATATTTAACTGCCTAAGATAGCTAGTGCCTCTTCTTGCAGTGACTGCCACTGCTCCCCACTGGAGGAgaacctgagccattctccctgaGCCTTCCCCAGCCAGCAGCCCCCTTCCATACCATCTGGCCATTGGCAAGGAACCTTGAAAACTGAGGTTTGAAAGGAGAGGCTGCTGTTTGAACATACCAGGGGCTGAAGCTGGCCTGGAAGAAAACCTGATGCTCCCCTGCTCAAGCCTCTAGAGTCCCTTCTTGGATAGAAGAAAGAGAATCTACCCTGTTAACCAAGGAAGAACCAGGTGCAGAGGGAGGGTACAGAATGGTCTAGCAGGGGGCTCCTGCTTTGAGTCATTGCCAGTGGCCACCAGGAGAAACCAGGAGAGGCTGCGCTTCCTGAAACTGGAGAAGACCAAGAAGAAGCAATCTATAGCTACTCAGGGAGCCTCCCATCTGGAGTCTCAGGAGGCAGAATAAAGAGACCCAGGGAGACCTGCCACCTGGAGCAGCAAGAGGCTAAAGAGAGTCGAGCAGCACCTCCCTGAAGCTCACATGGTTCTTTTTTCCAGCCCTTTCTGGCCCCTGTGGGGTCGCAACTGTTCAATGAAATGCTTTTCTGTAACAGTTTTGTATTTGAAATCCAGCCTTTCTAACACAAGGCCCCAAACCTCACTGTTCCTTGAAGTACGTCTCTACACGGGGGGCCTGGTCCTCTAAGACCTTCCTCCAAGAAAGGCCTTTGGGTGCAGCTTCTAACTACACGGGTCTCTCATTGATGCCTTTGTAAACTAGAGTAGAACACAGGCAGGTTCTTTAAGGAAAGGACtgatgaatgtgtgtgtgtaaggcGAAAAAGGGCAGGACTGAGAAGATACTGTTcgttctatccatccatccatccatttatttaataaatattttttgagtaccTGTTATACATCAGCCACTGAGCTAGTTGCTTGGGATATATTGGTGAATGAGTTGATTGAAGCCCCTCTCCTTAAGGCACCCACAAACTAAGGGAAGAGACAAATAATAATTTCAGGTAGTTATAATTGCTATAAAGAAAAAGCAGGATAAGAAGACAGAGTGATGTGGGGTGCTACATAATACAAGGTAGTCAGGGAAGACAAGGAGGCAACATTTGAGCAGAGATGTGAGCCACGTGAAGAGCTATGGGCAGAACATTTCTGGTGGAGGAAATGGCAAGTATAAGACTCTGAGGTAGGAATAGCCTGGCTGGTTCTAGGACCAGCAAAAAGGTCAGTGTAATTGGGGAGGAATGATTGAGAGAGAAGAATGAAAGATGTGGTTGGAGAAGTAGGCATGAGCCTTGCCAGCCATGGGGAGCAGTGCGGTTCTTAAGTGTGATGGGAAACCATGGAAGGGATTTGAACAGGACAGAGAAGTGATCTGAAGTAGATGTTAAGATCACTCTAACTGCTGTGTGCCATGGCAGGGAGTTGCTGTGTGTTACCATCGAATGTCTCTGTCAGCAGTTAAGGGAATAGCTGGTTGGTCCTGGGGAGTGGGATTGGGAAGCAGCCAGCAGAGGATAAACAGATTCACCTGGGGGTCTTGTGAAAAATAGTTTCCCAACACACACACCATtcctaaattaaaatttttaggaTAGGGCCTGGAAATCTGCAGTTTTAAAAGCTTCCCATAATTACCAGTTAATAGGAAATATAAGACACAGAGGAACATGTTCATTGACACTATGAGAATGCAATTAGCAAATTTCAAAATGtagaaaactctataggacaaagatatgatttttttttccaaaaataaattgcaaggaagaaaaaaagagggaagaggaACCTACAAATTGAAATAAAAACCAAGCAATGTGGGGATCTTGTCTACACTATAATTCAGACAAATCAATTGAAAAAAACTAGGCAATCGGGTATGTGAATATGATAGATATTTTATGGCATTAAGGAAGTGAAAATGTTAACTTCATTGGTAATAATGATACAGTAGTTACATCTATTAATAAGAGCTCTTTTAAAGATGCATACttaaatatttatggatgaaatatctgtgatttgttttaaaatactctGGAGAAGAGGATGGATGAAGGTATAAATGAAAGAAGATAGGTTATCAGgtgataattgttgaagctgggtgatAGGGGTTCAGTACACTCTTCTCTATACTTTTTTATGTTTGGAATTGCCcctaataaaaagttaaaaaataaaaataaaagcttctCAGCTGCAGCCTAATGTTCGGCCAGGTTAACAATCAGTGAGGGCTCAGGTGGTCAGCTTGACAGGGTCAACTAGCTTGTGGGAAGCCCTGGAAGCCAGGCAGAGAAGTGCAGGCTTCCCACATAAAACCAGGAAGCATGGAGGGCTCTGAGGCAGGGTGCGCCATTTAACAGCAACAATGAGTTGTTGCAGAAAACAGGCCTGACAGGCCTCAGGGGTGAGCAGGCTAGACTGAGCAAAAGACACAGCAAGTCTGAACTTGAGGCTAAATGAGAAATCACATATGCTGGAGTAGATGTTTATTTGGCCAGGGCTGATTGCCTGCACCGGGTGACCCCACAACTTACCCTTCTATGTGCTTATGTGCCAGCACATGTGATAACTGGTAGCATGTCCAGCCACTTCACTGTGCACTCCCAGCAAAGGGCCAGCACCCCGTGGGTGATCAGCAAAGGATGTCTGGACAAACAGATGGGTAGGTGTAAGGAATTTGAGGCCTTTCCTTGTAAAAGAGACAGAGGCTGGAAGTGGAGGGATCCGAGGAGCCCTGACTTGGCCAGGAGAGCATCACTGTGACCATTTGCCTCCCCAGCAGCTGGCCTTCCTGTACCCATTCCTGTCCTCCCTCCCAGCCACATCCAGGGAGGGTTCTGCCCCAGGGACAACGGGCTACTCTCCCTACTACTGTTGGTTTCCTTAATTGGCTACCATATGTCCCATGAACTCTCACTGAAAATAGGGCCAGTCCAGCCCAATCCTGGTGAGGCTGGCAGTGGTGAGCAGGTAAGAGGATGGGCAGAAATGGACCGAGCATATCTTACCAAGTGGCTGGCCACTATTCTCTGCAAACTCTGGCTTCGGTAAGAGTTCCCTCCGGGCCTGGAGCACCTGCGGAGGGGgagccaaaagagacaaagactCTGGGTGGGTCTGGCCTCAGGTCCCAGAAAGTCCAGGAAACAGAAAGCTAAGTACATTTCTCCACAAACTCTCAGTCCTGTTTTTCCCACAAGCTGCCCCCAAAATGCAGGGCTTCTCCTGCCCCGTGTTCTAGCATGGAGGTCAGGAAAGAGCAACCTTTAGATGGAGCAACTGCTTTGTTCCTCGGTGGGGTCATTGGGAGAGCAGAGCTAGGgggaactgttgttgttgttgttgttgttgttaggtgccatcgagtcggttctgactcatagcgaccctccctatgcacgacagaacgaaacactgcccggtcctgtgccattcttaccattgttgttatgcttgagctcattgttgcagccactgcgtcaatccacctcgttgagggtctttctcttttccgctgaccctgtactctgccaagcatgatgtccttctccaggggctgatccctcctgacaacatgtccaaagtatgtaagacgcagcctcgccatccttgcctctagggagcattctggctgcgcttcctccaagacagatttgttcgttcttttggcactccatggtatagtcaatattcttcaccaacaccacaattcaaaggtgtcaactcttcttcggccttccttattcattgtccagctttcacatgcatatgatgtgattgaaaataccatggcttgggtcaggcacaccttagtcttcagcgtgacatctttgctcttcaacactttgaagaggtcctttgcagcaggtttgcccaatgcaatgcatcttttgatttcttgactgctgcttccgtggctgttgattgtggatccaagtaaaatgaaatccttgacaacttcaatcttttctccgtttatcatgatgttgctcattggtccagttgtgaggatttttgttttctttatgttgaggtgtaatccatactgaaggctgtggtctttgatcttcattagtaagtccttcaagtcctctacactttcagcaagccaggttgtgtcatctgcataacacaggttgttaatgagtcttcctccaatcctgatgccccattcttcttcatatagtccagcttctcggattatttgttcagcatacagattaaataggcatggcgaaagaatacaaccctgacgcacacctttcctgactttaaaccaatcagtatccccttgttctgtccgaacaactgcctcttgatctaagggGGAACAGAGCTTGCAAAATATGGAGGCCAGGGGACTTTGGTTTCAGATCCAGTTCCACTTGCGAGCCGAACCTGTTTTTTTCACCTACAAGATGAGGCTAGTAAAAACCCTACTTTATGggttgctggagccctggtggaggagtggttaaagtgctcagctgcttaccaaaaaaaaaggtgggcagttcaaacccaccagctgctccgtgggaggaagatgtagcagtttgctttcctgaagatttgcagccttgcgtaacaaaatatattaagagaacgttctgcattccactttggtgagaggcgtctgaggtcttaaacgctagcaagcagccatctaagatgcatcaattggtctcaatccacctggagcaaaggagaatgaagaacaccaaagacatatgagcccaggagacagaaagggccacataaaccagagactacatcagcctgagaccagaagaactagatggcgcccagctaccacgatcactgccctgacagggaagacaacagagaatccctgatgaagcaggagaatagtgggatgcagatctcaaattctcgtaaaaggaccagacttaatggtctgagactagagggaccctggaggtcatggtccccggacccattgttagcccaagactggaaccattcccaaagccaactcttcagacagggattggactggactataagatagataatgatactggtgaagaaagagcttcctggctcaagtagacacatgagactatgtgggcaactcctgtctagaagcgagatgagaaagcagaagtggacaggagctggttgaatggacacggagaatacagggtggagaagtggaacgtgccgtctcattagggggaaagcagcgAGGAGGAGTAcaaagcaaggtgtgtataactttttgtatgacagactgacttgatttgtaaactttcacttaaagcacaataaataaaaaaaggtttgcagccctgaaaaccctgtggggcagttctatcctgtcctgtagggtcgctatgagttgaaattgactcaatggcaatgggtttggtttttggtttgtggtCTGTTGTGAAGATTGAATGAGTTAAAGCATATCAAACTGGTAGCATAGCTCCAGGCACACAGTAACTCTAGCTATGCTTGTTGTCACTTGTTCCACAAGGGGGGGAAAACGGCAGCCTCCTGAGCCTGCAAAAAATGTGGAATGAGCACTTGTTGTGTGTGGGCGTGGTGGCAAGTGCTGTAATACTGTGCACTCCCACTCATGTGGGACTAGTGATGTGTTGCACTATTGTGGTCATGGCCTCATTGAGTTCACCACCCAGCTTCAGCAGAAGGCAACCACTAAGACCGCCGTTAGGAGGAGGCAAAAGAAGGCCAGTTCCCAGCAAAACCTAAACCTGAGAGAGTGGAAAGTTTTGCCCATGTCCCTATTTAGACAGAGTAAGTCACCAGGGAAGGTTTGGAATTGGCAGGGTTTTCCATGATGTACCCCTCTCACGTGGCAACTGAATATCGCAGTTTAGGGGGTGCCATGTAAATCCCATGGGCACCCTTGAGGACCTTCCTGGATCCAATTGTTGCTCCCCAGGCCCCTCTAGCCTCCCCAGGCTGACAGCACTACCTAGGGACTCGGGACAGCATGCAAGCCAATCCCTGTGGGCCTCACGCCTGAGTTACCAGTACATCTGGTCCCCAGAAGCAGCCCAGCCAGACACTTCAAGGATGTCAACACCACGCATGACTTTGCTCTGGAGACCCTGTATATTGGATCCTCTATATTGCCTAAAACCAGGCAGAATGTAAGTGTAAGAGGAGCTCGACCATGTGATGGGACACTAGCCATCACTGATCTCCAGGAGTGGCCAACAGAGAAGCAGTTGAGGGTGCAGAAGAGAAAGGTAGGGGTTGGGGAGAAGGCTGGGTAGAAGCAGGAAACAGAGACAGTACTTCTCCTGGCAAGATAACCATGTCTGCCTTTTGAAGAGGAAAAATGTGTTGGCCATTTGACACTTCAGGAAGGGTGGCCTCAGCTTTGTAATTGGAGGATGCATGTCTGTGGTAGACAGATGGCCTTCTGGCTGGGGAGACTTATTTCTAGGAATTTGACTGGGGCAGCCCGTCATGCGAGCAGAACCGAATACCCAGAAAGAAGCAAGGGCAGGATGAGTCTCCAGGACCAAGGAGATGGCCATCACTTGGGCAATGCTAGCTGCTCAGTAAGCCCCTGCCTCCACCCCACACCTGCACTCTTAGCATGTGAGGTGGGTTATGCAACTGTAACTCAGCCTCACTTCTTCCATCTCTATGTGTTTCTGCAGTACACTGGAGGTCTACACTGGTGGTGGGTCAGCTCTGCCAATGGGATAAACTTGTTCCCAGAAGGTCGTTTCTCCCACTGCCTCTTCTGCAGGTCTTGATTTAAGTAAACACTGCATAAGGGGAGAATTAGAGGGAGAAGCTGCTCGTTCACCCACCCCACCCTGGCAGCAACATTTtctgtcttggccctgcctcaacAGCTCCACCAGTTGGAGGCTGAGGGGACAGCATGTGCCAAGGTCCTGTGGCAGTAGGTAGCTTAGCTGGTATGGCCAGGGTTTAGAAGATGAAGGGTTTGTGCTATTTCCTGATGCTGGAGAGGCCAGTGGGAGCAGACTCCTTAGGATTTGAAAGCCAAAGAAAATACTTTGGTTTATCTTAAGAGCAGTGGGAAACCATGGAAGAACTTTAGGCAGGTGAGTGACATTCAATTTTTGAAAAGGGGAATGGAGGTGAGTATACCAGGAGATGAGAGAGGAAGGTGTGAAGATGTCCTATACCTGGGAAAAGGTAGTGGGAAGGAGAGGAGACACGTCTGGGAGATGTTTGGAGGTTGAACCAGCAGAATTTGGAGATGTTCTGGGTGGGGACAGGGCAAGGGAGTGGGTGGAAGCATCAGGGCTGACACTCAGGCCCTCAGGGTCAGCTTTGGAGCCCAGCCCTGCACTTCCCTGCCTCCACCTGTTTCTACTTCTGCCCACTGCCGGCACCTGGGTAACTTGCTATACATAGCCTTTGCCCCAATTGTCCCTGCATCCAGGTCTGTGTTGCTCATACTGGGAGCTCCTAGAGAACAGACAAGGCTTGGCTCCTCTGTGCTTGTTTCCCCTGCGTGGTGCAGGGCACAGAGATGGCCTCCGGTGAGGGTAAGGTGGaagttaccaaaaaccaaacttgttgccgtcgagtcgattctgactcatagcaactctatacgacagagtagaactgccccgttgggcttccaaggctgtaatctttacggaagcagagtgccatacctttctccccagaagtagctggtgggttcgaactaccgacctttcagtta
The Loxodonta africana isolate mLoxAfr1 chromosome 21, mLoxAfr1.hap2, whole genome shotgun sequence DNA segment above includes these coding regions:
- the DPEP2NB gene encoding DPEP2 neighbor protein; amino-acid sequence: MSDRIFYIHSNLSSVPWEGSTAAAVAPTYLPTPRHYHVLYRGYGETQVGWHGETYCLVGGYRAYGDAPVAIPANVEAEKPTPSRDPKRCYPLAESHEDPGCSRPKIRRLQHGGRRLTPQKLSG